One genomic region from Kamptonema formosum PCC 6407 encodes:
- a CDS encoding sulfate/molybdate ABC transporter ATP-binding protein — translation MGILVENVSKNFGSFQAVDRVNLEIKSGSLVALLGPSGSGKSTLLRLISGLEMPESGKIWLTGQDATYQNVQERNIGFVFQHYALFKHMSVRKNIAFGLELQKRPRAKVKARVEELLDLIQLQGLGDRYPSQLSGGQRQRVALARALAVEPKVLLLDEPFGALDAKVRKDLRAWLRRLHDEVHVTTVFVTHDQEEAMEVADEIVVMNKGKVEQIGTPADIYDRPASAFVMSFIGPVNVLPSSSGIFQSSGFDSANPEIFLRPHDVVIETKQDELTVPAKVNRVIHLGWEIQAELILDDGQVVTANLTRERFDQLQLQAQQQVYIKPKDAKSFPLYYSI, via the coding sequence ATGGGCATCCTCGTTGAGAACGTATCCAAAAATTTTGGCAGCTTCCAAGCTGTCGATCGAGTAAACCTTGAGATTAAATCGGGTTCTTTAGTTGCGCTGCTGGGGCCGTCAGGATCGGGTAAATCAACTCTGCTACGGCTGATCTCAGGTTTAGAGATGCCTGAATCTGGTAAAATCTGGCTCACAGGTCAAGATGCGACCTATCAAAACGTCCAAGAACGGAATATTGGCTTTGTATTTCAGCACTACGCCCTATTTAAGCACATGAGCGTGCGGAAAAATATCGCCTTTGGGCTGGAACTTCAGAAGCGACCCCGTGCAAAGGTAAAAGCGCGAGTAGAAGAATTATTAGACTTGATTCAATTGCAAGGATTAGGCGATCGCTATCCCTCCCAACTTTCCGGGGGCCAACGCCAACGAGTCGCCCTTGCCAGAGCCCTAGCAGTTGAACCCAAAGTATTGCTATTAGATGAACCTTTTGGAGCCCTTGATGCCAAAGTTCGCAAAGATTTACGGGCCTGGTTGCGGCGACTCCATGATGAAGTTCATGTTACCACAGTTTTTGTCACCCACGACCAAGAAGAAGCGATGGAAGTCGCCGATGAAATTGTCGTAATGAACAAAGGCAAAGTCGAACAAATCGGTACGCCAGCAGATATTTATGACCGACCAGCTAGTGCTTTTGTGATGAGTTTTATTGGGCCAGTGAACGTATTACCTAGCAGTTCTGGGATTTTCCAAAGTAGCGGTTTTGACTCAGCTAACCCAGAAATTTTCTTGCGTCCTCACGATGTGGTGATTGAAACAAAACAAGATGAATTGACAGTACCAGCCAAAGTTAACCGCGTCATTCATTTAGGCTGGGAAATTCAAGCGGAATTAATTTTAGATGACGGGCAAGTAGTCACGGCTAACCTGACACGAGAGCGATTTGATCAGTTACAATTACAGGCGCAACAACAGGTTTATATTAAGCCGAAAGATGCCAAGTCTTTTCCACTTTACTATTCGATTTAA
- a CDS encoding NAD(P)/FAD-dependent oxidoreductase, giving the protein MPPLKMDARLPLFDIAVIGAGMAGLICAQQLRQAGYSVAVIEKSRGAGGRVATRRLHATRTDHGARYLERQGEMVQQLIEIMRDRHILEVWTDTVYEFRVRDGEVKSSPTSPASSLLHSPFSPSQNRYVPPAGMNCIGKFLANDLEIWFTRRAIALNTTDSKTWHLTLEILGENEYPQELTAKAVVVAIPASQVLMLLTETKNLPSEFIDTLRSIEYGSCITVMAGYPLERQQDLAKLNPAWKAISFIGDSPLAWIGLDSSKRQESQQPVFVVQSSATFAENYLESPNLQLVGQQLLERAGEYLMPWLSAPEWLQVHRWRYAFCQHPLSISCLPAMTPLPLVCAGDWCGGNQIEGALNSGLAAASWVNSMLANNQLPDFNSILRSL; this is encoded by the coding sequence ATGCCGCCTCTAAAAATGGACGCTCGATTACCTTTATTTGATATTGCCGTGATTGGGGCAGGAATGGCGGGGCTGATTTGCGCTCAACAGTTGCGTCAAGCAGGCTATTCTGTCGCTGTAATTGAGAAATCTCGCGGTGCGGGGGGACGAGTCGCTACTCGCCGTTTGCACGCCACTAGAACGGATCATGGCGCTCGTTATCTGGAACGGCAAGGGGAAATGGTGCAGCAGCTTATTGAGATTATGCGCGATCGCCACATCCTCGAAGTCTGGACTGATACGGTTTATGAATTTAGAGTCAGAGATGGGGAAGTTAAATCGAGCCCAACCTCTCCCGCTTCCAGTCTCCTCCACTCCCCATTCTCCCCATCCCAAAATCGGTATGTGCCTCCAGCAGGAATGAACTGCATAGGCAAATTTTTGGCCAACGATCTCGAAATTTGGTTTACTCGCCGTGCCATAGCTCTCAATACCACAGATAGTAAAACTTGGCATCTTACGCTGGAAATATTAGGCGAAAATGAATATCCCCAAGAATTAACAGCTAAGGCTGTTGTTGTCGCAATTCCAGCCTCCCAAGTTTTGATGCTGCTGACAGAAACAAAGAATTTACCCTCAGAGTTTATTGACACATTGCGCTCTATCGAGTATGGATCCTGCATAACAGTAATGGCAGGTTATCCACTGGAACGACAGCAAGATTTAGCTAAGCTAAATCCAGCCTGGAAAGCTATTAGTTTTATAGGCGATTCACCTTTAGCTTGGATTGGTTTAGATAGCAGCAAGCGTCAAGAGTCGCAACAGCCTGTATTTGTTGTCCAAAGTAGCGCTACTTTCGCAGAAAATTATTTAGAATCTCCTAATTTACAACTTGTTGGTCAACAGTTACTAGAACGTGCAGGGGAATATCTAATGCCTTGGCTTTCCGCTCCCGAATGGTTGCAAGTTCATCGGTGGCGCTATGCTTTTTGTCAACATCCTTTATCTATATCTTGTTTACCGGCGATGACTCCACTCCCTCTAGTTTGTGCTGGCGATTGGTGCGGGGGAAATCAAATAGAAGGAGCTTTGAATTCTGGATTAGCTGCCGCTAGTTGGGTTAATAGTATGCTCGCGAATAATCAATTGCCTGATTTTAACTCTATTCTACGATCGCTCTAA
- a CDS encoding YaaW family protein, with protein MDELRAALELATEEELQQLTELLFSRRFNPLDYVHTPAPIDVQSRDREAWLDAIEQRFRYLAADGLTVLRGRTHQVTYRQALIQVCRYIKIPYSKKLSTTELEEEVFLFLMGRAWKRLPQSEQEVLTLRVVRSLKESKLSEPLPISVQKDPLALLVKGGSALAVSSILKQVILQHMARQFALHFATYQMAKEAAIAGGAAAATQFQNYMAIQTARQGMTASAARYGAARSVFAFLGPVMWTWFFADLGWRSISTNYGRIIPTIFALAQIRLTRSEYTWGTA; from the coding sequence TTGGACGAACTGAGAGCAGCACTGGAATTGGCAACAGAGGAGGAATTGCAGCAGCTAACAGAACTTCTGTTCAGCCGCAGGTTTAACCCCTTAGATTATGTACATACTCCTGCACCGATAGACGTACAGAGTCGCGATCGCGAAGCTTGGCTAGATGCCATAGAACAGCGATTCCGCTATCTCGCCGCCGATGGGTTAACAGTATTGCGGGGTCGCACCCACCAAGTCACTTATCGGCAAGCTCTCATTCAAGTTTGCCGCTACATCAAAATTCCTTACTCCAAAAAGCTCTCGACAACAGAGTTAGAGGAAGAAGTATTTCTGTTTTTGATGGGAAGGGCCTGGAAACGCCTACCACAATCAGAACAGGAAGTTTTGACACTGCGGGTAGTGCGATCGCTAAAAGAGTCCAAACTCTCGGAACCCCTGCCAATTTCAGTACAGAAAGACCCCTTAGCTTTACTCGTTAAAGGTGGCAGTGCTTTGGCAGTGAGTTCTATACTCAAACAGGTGATTCTACAACACATGGCGCGTCAGTTTGCGCTGCACTTTGCCACCTATCAAATGGCAAAAGAAGCCGCGATCGCAGGTGGAGCAGCCGCAGCAACCCAGTTTCAGAATTATATGGCAATTCAGACCGCTCGCCAAGGCATGACTGCAAGTGCGGCCCGTTATGGAGCCGCTAGAAGTGTCTTTGCATTTTTGGGGCCAGTAATGTGGACTTGGTTTTTCGCAGATTTAGGATGGCGATCGATTTCTACTAACTATGGTCGTATTATCCCGACTATCTTTGCCTTAGCTCAAATTCGCCTCACCCGTTCAGAATATACCTGGGGAACAGCATGA
- a CDS encoding O-antigen ligase family protein yields MTAERRLQIAWKYAQLGLLIFPLIPILGALGIFLGLVATWKQKFHQIVRRPINQGLALLSIWLIITASFAHNRLEAFLGLGNFFPFFIFFAVFSTLIQTSAQLRRLSWIIVITSIPVVTLGWGQLFFNWNTPVQLQGIFGWILEIKGNPPGRMSSVFMYANILACYLTIVFILGLGLWFEEGRRKKEEGRGKKEEGRKKKEEGRRKREEGRGKKEEEKEKTDLSFLNSESNTITNHQLPITNHQLPITNYQSPITNYQLPITNYQLPITNYQLPFLSIVVIGNAAALILTNSRNAWGLAILASLAFALYLGWRTLVALVISATGGILWSAFGPEPVRKWLREIVPYFIWGRLTDQMYQNRPVATLRKTQWEFAWNMTQQRPWTGWGLRNFTPLYEAQMHRWLGHPHNLFLMLTAETGIPATLFLCGLVGWIFAQGILLLVKSPLAKNENYLTGDMHLQSPILAEQDRIIFFSYLVAFAACTIFNTVDVTLFDLRVNTIGWLLLAAICGLTYGNRVQS; encoded by the coding sequence ATGACTGCGGAACGCCGCTTGCAAATTGCTTGGAAGTATGCACAGTTAGGGCTTCTAATTTTCCCTTTAATTCCCATTTTAGGAGCCTTGGGTATTTTCTTAGGTTTAGTGGCCACTTGGAAACAAAAGTTTCACCAAATTGTCCGCCGTCCCATCAATCAAGGACTCGCTCTTCTCAGTATTTGGCTAATTATTACCGCTAGTTTTGCCCACAACCGCCTAGAAGCTTTTTTAGGATTAGGAAATTTCTTCCCTTTCTTTATATTCTTTGCCGTATTTAGCACTTTAATTCAAACTTCGGCTCAATTAAGGCGATTATCTTGGATTATAGTAATTACCTCAATTCCCGTAGTAACTTTAGGGTGGGGACAGCTATTTTTCAATTGGAATACTCCCGTTCAATTACAAGGCATTTTCGGGTGGATATTGGAAATCAAAGGTAATCCCCCTGGACGAATGTCTTCTGTATTTATGTATGCCAATATCCTGGCTTGCTATCTAACAATTGTTTTTATTCTTGGTCTAGGATTATGGTTTGAAGAAGGAAGAAGGAAGAAGGAAGAAGGAAGAGGGAAGAAGGAAGAAGGAAGAAAGAAGAAGGAAGAAGGAAGAAGGAAGAGGGAAGAAGGAAGAGGGAAGAAAGAAGAGGAAAAAGAGAAGACTGATTTATCATTCCTAAATTCAGAATCAAACACAATTACCAATCACCAATTACCAATCACCAATCACCAATTACCAATTACCAATTACCAATCACCAATTACCAATTACCAATTACCAATCACCAATTACCAATTACCAATTACCAATTACCAATTACCCTTTCTAAGTATCGTCGTAATCGGAAATGCTGCGGCTTTAATCTTAACTAATTCCCGCAATGCTTGGGGACTAGCTATTCTGGCAAGTCTTGCTTTTGCACTTTATCTAGGTTGGCGAACTTTAGTTGCACTTGTTATTAGTGCAACTGGGGGCATTTTGTGGTCAGCATTTGGGCCCGAACCAGTAAGAAAATGGCTGCGGGAGATTGTTCCCTATTTTATTTGGGGAAGACTCACCGATCAAATGTATCAAAATCGTCCTGTAGCTACACTGCGAAAAACTCAGTGGGAATTTGCCTGGAATATGACTCAGCAACGTCCTTGGACTGGTTGGGGACTGCGAAATTTTACACCTCTTTATGAAGCACAAATGCACAGATGGCTGGGCCATCCTCACAATTTATTTCTGATGTTAACTGCTGAAACAGGCATACCCGCAACACTGTTTTTATGTGGTTTAGTAGGTTGGATTTTTGCTCAAGGGATATTGTTATTAGTCAAATCGCCCTTAGCAAAAAATGAAAATTATTTGACCGGAGATATGCACTTACAATCTCCCATATTAGCAGAGCAAGATAGAATTATTTTCTTTAGTTATCTTGTCGCTTTTGCGGCTTGTACGATCTTTAATACTGTAGATGTAACATTGTTTGATTTACGAGTAAATACTATAGGTTGGTTGCTATTAGCGGCTATTTGCGGCTTAACTTATGGGAATCGCGTTCAGTCTTAG
- a CDS encoding PAS domain S-box protein: MKTLNILLLEDSILDAELIEEYLIEGGIKCYLKRVETRLDFIEAIEKDSFDLILADYSLPSFDGISALAIAQARCSDVPFIFVSATLGEELAVETLKNGATDYVVKERLGRLVPAVKRALREAQERRDRLLAEAARQESEERFEIMADTAPVMIWMSDTDKLCDYFNKPWLEFTGRTLAEEIGNGWAQGVHPDDVERCLDTYTTAFDARLDFKIEYRLKRFDGEYRWLLDTAIPRFNADGTFVGYIGSCIDISDRIQAEYERANALAATQATANALAASEARYRAIGESIPFGVWICNPNGSINYLSDSFLELIGMTLEECQKSGLSGKLPPADVDRTCSEWRECINSGSVWDCEHKFLGIDGNYHTILSRGVPVRDSSGAIANWVGINLDITERKQTEAALQKASQEIVNILESIGDGFASFDGEWRYTYINRKGEEILGKQRSQILGKIVWEVFPELKDTPYYEQILQAKAENLNFEYEHLFPPLDNRWFALRWHPTPEGMCVYFQDITERKLTEAALRATEEKLKSFVAAASIGIVFADIYGSITDANAEFLRIVGYSREHLRRGELRWTEITPPEYLPLDEQSIKEGKKTGVSPPYEKEYIRSDGSRVPVLIGFILVGEQREESVAFILDLTERKQLEAALHQRAEELLQANRLKDEFLATLSHELRTPLNAMLGWTQLLRSRKFDEEKTARALETIDRNTKSLAALIEDLLDVSRIITGKLRLNLRLVDLVSVVEAAIETVIPAAQAKSIQIIPLLDERIERISGDSSRLQQVIWNLLSNAIKFTPNGGCVTIAIHRVGSELEGNFCAEIEVTDTGQGINPEFLPHVFDRFSQADSTTTRSYSGLGLGLAIVRHLVELHGGTVKADSQGSGKGSAFTVRLPLPERKKIEGVGVETASLPLPIPPQSSTDAPLQGLRVLVVDDEVDSREFVRTVLEGSGAEVTTSASAQEALEAIKILKPDVMLSDIGMPVEDGYALIRQVRALSDIADIPAAALTAYARSEDRARSLREGFQIHLPKPLDSNELVAVVVSLAGRLKSK, encoded by the coding sequence GTGAAAACGCTAAATATCCTGTTACTAGAAGATAGCATTCTCGATGCAGAACTAATTGAAGAATACCTCATTGAAGGCGGAATCAAGTGTTATTTAAAACGGGTGGAAACCCGACTTGATTTCATCGAGGCAATTGAAAAAGACTCTTTCGATCTAATTCTGGCAGATTATTCGTTACCTTCTTTTGATGGGATATCAGCATTAGCAATCGCACAAGCTAGATGTTCTGATGTGCCGTTTATTTTCGTTTCTGCTACCTTGGGCGAAGAACTAGCTGTGGAAACTTTGAAAAATGGCGCTACTGATTATGTCGTAAAAGAAAGGTTGGGGCGGCTCGTGCCTGCTGTAAAGCGAGCGCTGCGGGAAGCCCAAGAGCGGCGCGATCGCCTCTTAGCGGAAGCAGCAAGACAGGAAAGTGAAGAGCGATTTGAGATCATGGCGGATACAGCGCCAGTGATGATTTGGATGTCCGATACCGATAAGCTCTGCGATTATTTTAACAAGCCCTGGCTGGAATTTACGGGCAGAACTTTAGCAGAAGAAATAGGCAATGGCTGGGCCCAAGGCGTTCACCCCGACGATGTGGAGCGTTGTCTAGATACTTATACCACTGCCTTTGACGCAAGGCTTGATTTTAAGATTGAGTACCGCTTAAAGCGGTTTGACGGTGAATACCGGTGGCTTTTAGATACGGCAATTCCCCGGTTTAATGCTGACGGTACCTTTGTCGGCTACATTGGTTCTTGTATAGATATCAGCGATCGCATTCAGGCAGAATACGAACGGGCAAACGCTCTAGCCGCTACTCAAGCAACAGCAAACGCTCTAGCTGCCTCAGAAGCACGCTACCGCGCGATCGGCGAGTCAATCCCCTTCGGAGTCTGGATTTGCAATCCCAACGGCAGTATCAACTACCTCAGCGACTCATTTTTGGAGTTGATTGGAATGACTCTGGAAGAATGCCAGAAATCAGGCCTATCAGGTAAATTACCACCCGCAGATGTCGATCGCACTTGCTCAGAATGGAGAGAGTGCATTAATAGCGGTAGCGTTTGGGATTGCGAACACAAATTCTTAGGTATTGATGGCAATTACCACACCATCTTAAGTCGGGGAGTCCCCGTGCGCGACAGTTCCGGCGCGATCGCTAACTGGGTAGGAATCAATCTGGACATCACCGAGCGCAAGCAAACAGAAGCGGCGCTACAAAAGGCTAGCCAAGAAATAGTCAACATTCTCGAAAGCATTGGCGACGGTTTTGCCAGCTTCGATGGAGAGTGGCGCTACACTTACATTAACCGCAAAGGCGAAGAGATTTTAGGCAAGCAGCGATCGCAGATTTTGGGCAAAATTGTGTGGGAAGTATTTCCCGAGTTAAAAGATACACCCTACTACGAGCAAATCCTGCAAGCCAAAGCCGAGAACCTAAACTTTGAGTACGAACACCTTTTCCCACCCTTAGATAACAGGTGGTTTGCCTTGCGCTGGCATCCAACTCCAGAAGGAATGTGCGTTTATTTCCAAGATATAACAGAACGCAAGCTGACAGAAGCAGCACTGAGAGCAACTGAGGAAAAGCTGAAGAGTTTTGTAGCTGCTGCCTCTATTGGCATTGTGTTTGCTGATATTTATGGCAGTATTACTGATGCTAACGCTGAATTTTTGCGAATAGTTGGTTACAGCCGCGAACACTTGCGCCGAGGTGAATTGCGCTGGACTGAGATTACCCCGCCAGAATATCTGCCCCTAGATGAGCAAAGTATCAAGGAGGGAAAAAAGACTGGTGTTTCCCCTCCCTACGAAAAAGAATATATCCGCTCTGATGGCAGCCGCGTTCCGGTTTTAATCGGTTTTATTTTAGTAGGAGAACAGCGTGAAGAGTCAGTTGCCTTCATTCTCGATTTGACTGAACGCAAACAGTTAGAAGCCGCACTGCACCAAAGAGCGGAAGAATTACTACAAGCAAATCGGCTCAAAGATGAGTTTCTGGCAACTTTATCTCACGAATTGCGAACGCCTCTAAATGCGATGCTGGGTTGGACTCAACTACTGCGATCGCGGAAATTTGACGAAGAAAAGACAGCCCGCGCCTTAGAAACCATTGACCGCAACACTAAGTCACTGGCGGCGCTGATCGAGGATTTGCTAGATGTTTCACGGATTATTACCGGCAAATTACGCCTGAATCTGCGGTTAGTAGATTTGGTCTCGGTGGTGGAAGCAGCGATCGAAACGGTAATCCCTGCGGCGCAAGCCAAGTCAATTCAAATCATACCTTTACTGGATGAAAGAATTGAGAGGATCTCAGGCGATAGCAGCCGTTTGCAGCAAGTGATCTGGAATCTGCTCTCGAATGCGATTAAGTTTACCCCCAACGGCGGCTGCGTAACCATCGCCATCCATAGAGTTGGTAGTGAGTTAGAAGGGAATTTTTGCGCTGAAATTGAGGTGACAGATACCGGACAAGGAATTAACCCTGAATTTTTGCCTCACGTTTTCGACCGTTTCAGTCAAGCGGACAGCACTACTACGCGATCGTACAGCGGATTGGGACTGGGATTAGCAATCGTCCGTCACTTGGTGGAACTGCACGGTGGTACTGTCAAAGCTGACTCTCAAGGAAGTGGCAAAGGATCTGCATTTACAGTTAGATTGCCCCTTCCTGAGAGGAAGAAGATTGAGGGGGTAGGAGTAGAAACAGCTTCCCTACCCCTCCCCATCCCTCCCCAATCCTCAACCGATGCCCCTCTTCAAGGGTTACGGGTATTAGTTGTAGACGATGAGGTAGATTCGCGGGAGTTTGTACGTACAGTCTTAGAAGGTTCTGGGGCAGAGGTGACAACCTCTGCATCCGCACAGGAAGCACTTGAAGCGATTAAAATTTTGAAGCCAGATGTAATGTTGAGCGATATTGGGATGCCTGTAGAAGATGGGTATGCTTTAATCCGTCAAGTAAGGGCACTTTCCGATATCGCCGATATCCCGGCGGCGGCTTTGACGGCTTATGCTAGATCGGAGGATCGGGCGCGATCGCTACGGGAAGGTTTTCAGATCCACTTGCCTAAACCTCTGGATTCTAATGAATTGGTGGCAGTGGTGGTAAGTCTTGCAGGCCGTTTAAAAAGTAAGTAG
- a CDS encoding response regulator has protein sequence MEELKRILLVEDSGNDVELTLVALAENHLANEVIVVRDGEEALDYLYQKGIFKLRMGGHPVVVLLDLKLPKVDGLEVLAQIKSDPELKRVPVVMLTSSREEQDVIKSYDLGANGYVVKPVDFREFVDAIKELGLFWAVVNEPPPGAVPARRSNG, from the coding sequence ATGGAAGAATTAAAGCGAATTTTGCTAGTTGAAGATAGCGGTAATGATGTTGAGTTAACACTGGTCGCCCTGGCAGAAAATCATCTTGCTAATGAGGTTATAGTAGTACGGGACGGTGAAGAAGCACTGGATTATCTTTATCAGAAGGGAATTTTTAAGCTGCGGATGGGAGGTCATCCTGTTGTAGTATTATTGGATTTGAAGTTGCCGAAAGTGGACGGTTTGGAAGTGCTAGCACAAATCAAATCTGACCCGGAATTGAAAAGAGTTCCTGTCGTGATGTTAACCTCTTCCCGCGAAGAGCAAGATGTGATTAAAAGTTATGATTTAGGAGCCAATGGTTATGTGGTAAAGCCTGTTGATTTCCGCGAGTTTGTTGATGCTATTAAAGAATTGGGGCTGTTTTGGGCGGTGGTGAATGAGCCACCTCCGGGAGCTGTACCTGCTCGCAGAAGTAATGGTTAA
- a CDS encoding PAS domain-containing sensor histidine kinase — MLKLKIDSRSRPYGVAVFTVAVSFMLTLALKPLLQGSIFGVFFGAVAVSAWYGGLGPGLLASLLSAILSVYFFLPPAFSLTLSGLAAIVRLSMFLVVTMTIASLTAELQTAKKRVEVMLSKLKLSEERYRHLLDTASEGILTIDTLGRTDYVNQRMAEMLSYSREEILGQYVFEFADEVARGQIVEHLERVKQGKSDRAHLRFRRRDGCELWALVSSSSIKDDTGSFKGAFAAIADITELKQTSEALRESEERFRQVTDNISDVFWVADLAKRELLYVSPAYEKIWGRSCESLQANFIESLESIHPEDRDRVQAKFFQTVLQGQYDEEFRILRPDGSVRWVRDRGFPIKNKQGETHRAAGVIEDITERKQVESELKNQQKWLEEMLNFLPSPILLVEPETAKVTFANIAANVMAGGEFPKNRPAEKYHTIYYCTDASGERIPDDRMPGVRVARGEHLDGFEFNWHTPGGIRSIVAFGDTLPAMHGHPPTSALLFQDITKLKIAEVEIRRFNENLEAAVKERTLQLQAVNSELESFCYSVSHDLRAPLRHISGFVELLLKRNNSNLDETSHRYLNTIAHTAKQAGILVDDLLAFSRMGRAEMHCMAVNMELLIKEVKHEFEPETNGRDIQWQIQPNLPLVNGDISMLRLALRNLIENALKYTRTQPQTIIEIGYVSDYCKLPSSELTWAALADNLKYYNLDKESVGLKSKIPNPQYQEDMAIFSIRDNGVGFDMRYVHKLFGVFQRLHSEQEFEGTGIGLANVRRIIYRHGGETWAQGTVGVGATFYFSLPRLQGEVE, encoded by the coding sequence ATGCTGAAGCTAAAAATAGACTCCCGATCGCGGCCCTACGGCGTTGCTGTCTTCACGGTGGCTGTGTCATTTATGCTGACACTAGCTCTGAAGCCGCTGTTGCAAGGGAGCATTTTCGGTGTATTTTTCGGTGCTGTGGCAGTAAGTGCCTGGTATGGAGGTCTGGGGCCGGGACTGCTAGCGTCGCTTCTGTCCGCAATACTTAGCGTTTATTTCTTTTTACCGCCAGCTTTTTCCCTCACCCTTAGCGGTTTAGCTGCCATTGTCCGGCTGAGTATGTTCTTGGTGGTGACGATGACGATCGCTTCCTTGACTGCGGAACTGCAAACAGCTAAAAAGCGGGTAGAAGTGATGCTCTCAAAGCTCAAGCTGAGCGAAGAACGCTACCGTCACCTACTTGACACTGCCAGTGAAGGTATCTTGACAATTGACACTTTGGGACGCACAGATTATGTTAACCAGCGGATGGCAGAAATGCTGAGCTATAGCAGGGAAGAAATACTCGGCCAATACGTTTTTGAGTTCGCTGATGAGGTAGCAAGAGGGCAAATTGTGGAGCATTTGGAGCGAGTTAAGCAGGGAAAGAGCGATCGCGCACATTTGCGGTTTCGCCGCCGCGATGGTTGCGAACTATGGGCACTTGTCTCTAGCAGTTCCATTAAAGATGATACTGGCTCCTTCAAAGGTGCATTTGCTGCGATCGCAGACATCACAGAACTTAAGCAAACATCAGAAGCACTGCGGGAGAGCGAAGAGCGGTTTCGTCAGGTGACAGACAATATATCAGATGTCTTTTGGGTCGCCGACCTCGCAAAGCGAGAATTACTCTATGTCAGTCCCGCCTACGAAAAAATCTGGGGACGCAGTTGCGAAAGTTTACAAGCTAATTTTATCGAATCGCTCGAGAGCATTCACCCTGAAGATCGCGATCGCGTCCAAGCAAAATTTTTCCAGACAGTGCTACAGGGACAATACGACGAAGAATTCCGCATCCTGCGACCCGACGGCTCAGTGCGTTGGGTACGCGATCGCGGTTTTCCTATTAAGAATAAACAGGGAGAAACCCACCGCGCCGCTGGCGTTATCGAAGACATCACCGAGCGCAAACAAGTCGAGTCAGAACTTAAAAATCAACAAAAATGGCTCGAAGAAATGCTCAACTTTTTGCCATCTCCAATATTATTAGTCGAACCAGAAACGGCAAAAGTAACATTTGCAAATATTGCCGCTAACGTCATGGCCGGTGGAGAATTTCCCAAGAATCGACCCGCAGAAAAATATCACACTATTTATTACTGTACTGACGCATCGGGAGAGCGAATTCCTGACGATCGAATGCCAGGAGTACGGGTAGCGCGGGGGGAACACCTGGATGGGTTCGAGTTTAACTGGCATACCCCAGGAGGCATCCGCTCGATCGTTGCCTTTGGCGATACTTTGCCTGCTATGCACGGTCATCCGCCTACTTCCGCCTTATTATTTCAAGATATTACCAAGCTTAAAATCGCAGAAGTAGAAATCCGTAGATTCAACGAAAACCTGGAAGCAGCAGTAAAAGAGCGTACCCTGCAACTGCAAGCAGTTAACTCCGAACTCGAATCTTTTTGCTATTCCGTTTCCCACGATTTGCGAGCCCCCCTGCGCCACATTAGCGGTTTTGTAGAATTGCTACTCAAGCGCAACAACTCAAATTTAGATGAAACTAGCCACCGCTATCTCAATACCATAGCTCATACAGCCAAACAAGCAGGAATTCTAGTCGATGACTTACTCGCTTTTTCCCGCATGGGTCGCGCCGAAATGCACTGCATGGCTGTGAATATGGAACTTTTGATTAAAGAAGTGAAGCACGAATTTGAACCCGAAACAAATGGCAGAGATATCCAGTGGCAAATACAGCCTAATTTACCTCTAGTTAATGGTGATATTTCCATGCTACGTTTGGCATTACGGAATTTGATTGAAAATGCGTTAAAGTACACTCGGACGCAGCCTCAAACTATCATTGAAATCGGTTATGTGTCGGATTATTGTAAATTACCAAGTTCTGAGTTGACTTGGGCGGCATTAGCTGACAATCTAAAATATTATAACTTGGATAAAGAAAGCGTTGGTCTAAAATCTAAAATCCCAAATCCACAATACCAGGAGGATATGGCTATTTTCTCAATCCGTGATAACGGCGTAGGATTTGATATGCGATACGTTCACAAACTCTTTGGTGTGTTTCAAAGACTCCATAGCGAACAAGAGTTTGAGGGAACTGGCATTGGTCTAGCCAATGTCAGAAGAATCATTTATCGGCATGGCGGTGAAACCTGGGCACAAGGTACTGTAGGTGTCGGAGCGACTTTCTACTTTTCCCTACCAAGGTTACAGGGAGAGGTTGAATAA